From Lolium perenne isolate Kyuss_39 chromosome 5, Kyuss_2.0, whole genome shotgun sequence, a single genomic window includes:
- the LOC127300365 gene encoding uncharacterized protein, with the protein MDDDWITARYLLSSILGRNPLVVDHVDDESFPVDHPRTTAETPAPARKPPPAVRAPPGVAGTVCAVCTDEIAVADAVVRLPCAHWYHAGCIAPWLGIRSTCPLCRAEMPTGEEDDDAGVEGGAVGREKRRHEAAGTSVAGAAVRRDASYGLLAAAGGVLSG; encoded by the coding sequence ATGGACGACGACTGGATCACCGCGCGGTACCTGCTCTCCTCCATCCTCGGCCGGAACCCGCTCGTCGTCGACCAcgtcgacgacgagtccttcccggTCGACCACCCCCGGACCACCGCGGAaacgccggcgccggcgcggaAGCCCCCGCCGGCCGTGCGCGCGCCGCCGGGCGTGGCCGGCACCGTCTGCGCGGTCTGCACGGACGAGATCGCCGTCGCCGACGCCGTCGTGCGCCTCCCCTGCGCGCACTGGTACCACGCCGGATGCATCGCGCCCTGGCTCGGGATCCGGAGCACCTGCCCGTTGTGCCGCGCCGAGATGCCGACcggggaggaggacgacgacgccgGTGTGGAAGGCGGCGCCGTCGGCCGCGAGAAGCGCCGGCACGAGGCCGCCGGGACCAGCGTCGCCGGCGCGGCCGTGCGGCGGGACGCGTCCTACGGGCTCCTCGCCGCTGCCGGGGGCGTGCTTTCCGGGTGA